The Penaeus vannamei isolate JL-2024 chromosome 39, ASM4276789v1, whole genome shotgun sequence genome window below encodes:
- the LOC113803207 gene encoding uncharacterized protein has translation MRRHQALLLVVLFAFLLPALRAHKVEHDKFIKKHEDEAEARELESLESNEEDDDDDEEFDLEEEMFGNHDRRNEGINLLDESMDVVLSEPSDRVLRALAAPEGHPKKLSFEKVKEVHRERMARLAEENVDRSPLHQDFQEMLEREHEAVEDDDNEGFLNKVLRVIW, from the exons ATGAGGCGCCATCAAGCACTCCTTCTCGTGGTTCTCTTCGCTTTTCTGCTGCCTGCCCTGCGCGCCCataag GTAGAACACGACAAATTCATCAAGAAACACGAAGACGAGGCCGAAGCCAGGGAACTAGAATCATTAGAATCGaatgaagaagacgacgacgacgatgaagaatTCGATCTCGAAGAAGAGATGTTCGGAAACCACGACCGACGTAATGAGGGGATCAACCTTCTGGACGAAAGCATGGATGTGGTGCTGAGCGAACCTTCGGATCGGGTTTTGCGCGCTCTGGCTGCTCCCGAGGGTCACCCCAAGAAACTCTCTTTCGAGAAG GTGAAGGAAGTGCATCGAGAGAGAATGGCGAGGCTAGCCGAAGAAAACGTGGACCGTTCTCCCCTCCACCAAGATTTTCAGGAAATGTTGGAAAGGGAACACGAGGCGGTTGAG gatGACGACAACGAAGGATTCCTGAACAAAGTCCTCAGAGTGATATGGTAG